In Nematostella vectensis chromosome 11, jaNemVect1.1, whole genome shotgun sequence, a genomic segment contains:
- the LOC5518365 gene encoding doublecortin domain-containing protein 2 isoform X2: protein MAAPTVTIYKNGEPKFPGKKVVVNPRQVRNMDACLDKITREMKLKTAARSLKTPTGGHKIDKLEKIEPGGQYVVCGLEAFKRLNYMEIKPEGMRPTPRKEIEITPVKHSRLQMSGRARKRADAEKGNNMGIFVYKNGDALTSSVKVHLSDRELKSMDKVCDFITNKVHLQTGAVRILYTMDGERVKDPSELSNSAKYVAAGHEKRFKRVAYNDSSILSPRSRVPTKTHFKAKNLSKTTPNRTKPSHGRKNSDRSDRKMSSTTGSIKDGPVHSPRSVPPLDRAEEQPIEEELIDAIESQVLGHRGNAAHANNVFEASGELQERAREIQENKETKEDKPIDLIPAEEVSEEVIEETDDRQVKEDQVDEGSNVPRKGTYTKIDDQ from the exons ATGGCTGCTCCAACTGTTACCATCTACAAGAATGGCGAGCCGAAATTCCCTGGAAAAAAGGTCGTTGTCAACCCACGTCAGGTTAGAAACATGGACGCTTGCTTGGACAAAATCACCCGCGAAATGAAGTTGAAAACTGCTGCAAGATCCTTGAAAACGCCCACTGGAGGGCATAAGATTGATAAATTGGAGAAAATTGAGCCAGGCGGACAGTATGTGGTCTGTGGATTGGAGGCTTTCAAGAGATTAAA TTATATGGAGATAAAACCTGAGGGAATGAGGCCGACACCGAGGAAAGAAATCGAG ATAACACCTGTAAAACACAGCAGACTTCAGATGTCTGGGCGAGCTCGTAAAAGGGCTGATGCAGAAAAAGGAAACAACATGGGCATTTT TGTGTACAAAAATGGTGATGCTCTAACTTCTTCGGTCAAGGTTCATCTTAGCGATAGAGAGCTTAAGAGCATGGACAAG GTGTGTGATTTTATTACCAACAAGGTTCACTTACAAACAGGAGCTGTTCGCAT ttTATATACCATGGATGGTGAGCGTGTCAAGGACCCCTCAGAGCTTAGCAACTCTGCCAAATATGTTGCAGCTGGCCATGAAAAAAG GTTCAAAAGGGTTGCTTATAATGATTCAAGCATCTTGAGCCCAAGAAG TCGAGTGCCCACAAAAACACACTTTAAAGCAAAGAATTTGAGCAAGACAACTCCAAACAGAACAAAGCCATCACATGGCAGAAAAAACAGTGATCGAAGTGACCGGAAGATGTCATCAACAACAGGAAGTATTAAG GATGGCCCTGTGCACTCGCCACGATCTGTCCCACCTTTGGACAGAGCTGAAGAACAGCCAATTGAGGAGGAGTTGATTGATGCCATTGAAAGTCAGGTGCTGGGGCACAGAGGGAATGCCGCTCATGCTAACAACGTGTTCGAGGCGAGCGGAGAGCTTCAGGAACGGGCACGTGAGATCCAAGAGAACAAAG AAACCAAGGAAGATAAACCAATCGATCTTATACCGGCTGAAGAAGTTTCTGAGGAGGTTATTGAAGAAACAGATGACAGACAG GTAAAGGAAGATCAGGTAGATGAGGGAAGCAACGTACCCCGCAAGGGAACGTACACCAAGATCGACGATCAGTAA
- the LOC5518366 gene encoding exosome complex component MTR3, whose protein sequence is MPFDSKRINGPEVTQPVVYKSKSNNNEPLIRKDGCRQDGRRPDELRPMFLRAGVVSQAKGSAYIEMKNTKVICAIYGPREAPRRQEFSMKGRLTCEFKFAPFSCIYRRKHIQDAEEKENSYLVVQALEPAVCLEKFPKAQVDIYITVLENDGSALSAGIICASVALAMAGIEMLDLVSACTMVQSDNHILMDPCEKEIHSSLASGHTMVAILPSLNVVSGLVQEGELTQDAATKALSSCIEGCARILPIMQQALVKNIKTQFTATKPS, encoded by the exons ATGCCTTTTGATAGCAAGAGAATTAACGGGCCAGAAGTAACACAACCTGTTGTGTACAAGAGTAAAAGCAACAATAATGAGCCATTg ATTCGGAAAGATGGTTGTCGACAAGATGGCCGTCGTCCGGACGAATTACGGCCGATGT TTTTGCGTGCAGGTGTTGTAAGCCAAGCCAAGGGTTCAGCTTACATAGAGATGAAGAATACAAAAGTAATATGTGCCAT TTATGGCCCACGAGAGGCACCAAGGAGACAAGAATTCAGTATGAAG GGGAGACTGACATGTGAATTCAAATTTGCGCCCTTCTCTTGTATTTATAGAAGGAAACACATTCAG GATgctgaagaaaaagaaaattcatATCTTGTTGTACAAGCTTTGGAACCTGCCGTCTGCTTG GAGAAATTCCCCAAAGCGCAAGTCGATATTTACATAACTGTCTTGGAAAATGATGGGAGTG CATTATCGGCTGGTATTATATGTGCTTCTGTTGCCTTAGCAATGGCTGGTATAGAAATGCTCGACCTTGTCTCAGCATGCACTATG GTTCAGAGTGACAACCACATCCTGATGGATCCTTGTGAAAAAGAG ATCCACTCTTCTTTAGCCAGTGGCCACACAATGGTTGCCATACTCCCATCTCTTAATGTGGTCTCTGGACTTGTACAAGAGGGGGAGCTCACTCAAGATGCAGCAACTAAG GCCCTTAGTTCATGTATTGAGGGCTGTGCAAGAATCCTTCCCATCATGCAACAGGCACTTGTGAAAAACATCAAGACACAGTTTACAGCAACCAAACCAAGCTGA
- the LOC5518367 gene encoding ragulator complex protein LAMTOR3-A, with translation MSERIHQYFEDIMRRFDGVLGIIVTDRDGVPVVKVADARIPGTALRSSYLATFATATEQASKLGLSKNKNIICTFPSYQVVHFNYLPLVVSVIATSQANTGVILSLETDFRNFVKDLKSTVDGV, from the exons ATGTCGGAG AGAATACACCAGTACTTTGAGGATATTATGAGAAG ATTTGATGGAGTCCTGGGAATAATAGTGACTGACAGAGATGGGGTCCCTGTGGTGAAAG TTGCTGATGCTAGAATACCTGGAACAGCTCTTAGAAGCAGTTACTTAGCAACATTTGCCACTGCAACAGAACAG GCAAGCAAACTTGGCTTGtctaagaacaaaaatattatcTGTACATTTCCATCATACCAG GTCGTACACTTCAATTACTTGCCACTAGTAGTGAGTGTTATTGCGACAAGTCAGGCTAATACAG gtgTTATTCTTAGTCTGGAGACGGATTTTCGTAATTTTGTCAAAGATCTTAAATCAACTGTTGATGGAGTCTAG